Proteins co-encoded in one Kutzneria chonburiensis genomic window:
- a CDS encoding S53 family peptidase → MRRLLPLLAGLTLAMSLTGTAFGAAASHSAHRVCDRPAAGQAACEAWLSDRATAAATPSGFGPADLRSAYNLTTSTTAGAGQTIAIVDAYDDPTAFADVNVYRAQYGIAALASCTPSTIKGSTTACFAKSNQSGGTSYPRTNGGWAQEISLDLDMASAICPKCNVLLVEASSASLTNLGAAVNTAVRLGANAVSNSYGGSESSSETSSENTYYNHPGVAITASSGDGGYGVEFPAASRYVTAVGGTSLSKAGNSRGWSETAWSGAGSGCSGYVQKPSWQTDSGCSRRTVADVSAVADPNTGVAVYDSTSYQGRKGWMVFGGTSVASPIIGSIYALAGNASSLSYASSIYSHTSALYDVSGGSNGSCGGTYLCTAVSGYDGPTGLGTPNGTGAF, encoded by the coding sequence TTGCGTAGATTACTTCCCCTGCTGGCCGGCTTGACGCTGGCGATGTCCCTGACCGGAACGGCCTTCGGCGCGGCCGCGTCGCACTCCGCGCACCGCGTATGCGACCGGCCCGCCGCGGGGCAGGCCGCATGTGAGGCATGGCTGAGCGATCGCGCCACGGCGGCGGCGACGCCGTCCGGCTTCGGTCCCGCCGACCTGAGGTCGGCCTACAACCTCACCACCTCGACGACCGCGGGCGCGGGCCAGACCATCGCCATCGTGGACGCCTACGACGATCCGACGGCGTTCGCCGACGTCAACGTCTACCGGGCGCAGTACGGCATCGCCGCGCTGGCGTCGTGCACACCGTCGACGATCAAGGGCAGCACCACCGCCTGCTTCGCCAAGTCCAACCAGAGCGGCGGCACCAGTTACCCGCGGACCAACGGCGGCTGGGCCCAGGAGATCTCGCTCGACCTGGACATGGCCTCGGCGATCTGCCCGAAGTGCAACGTGCTGCTGGTCGAGGCGAGCAGCGCGTCGCTGACCAACCTGGGCGCGGCGGTGAACACCGCGGTCCGGCTGGGCGCGAACGCGGTGAGCAACAGCTACGGCGGCAGCGAGTCGTCCTCCGAGACCAGCTCGGAGAACACGTACTACAACCACCCCGGCGTCGCGATCACGGCCAGTTCCGGTGACGGCGGCTACGGCGTCGAGTTCCCGGCCGCGTCCCGCTACGTCACCGCGGTCGGCGGCACCAGCCTGAGCAAGGCGGGCAACTCCCGTGGCTGGAGCGAGACGGCGTGGAGCGGCGCCGGCAGCGGCTGCTCCGGCTACGTCCAGAAACCTTCGTGGCAAACGGATTCCGGCTGTTCCCGGCGGACCGTCGCGGACGTGAGCGCGGTGGCCGACCCCAACACCGGCGTCGCGGTCTACGACAGCACGTCGTACCAGGGACGCAAGGGCTGGATGGTGTTCGGCGGCACCAGTGTCGCCTCGCCGATCATCGGCTCGATCTACGCGTTGGCCGGCAACGCTTCCTCGCTGAGCTACGCGTCGTCGATCTACAGCCACACCTCGGCGCTGTACGACGTCTCCGGTGGCAGCAACGGAAGTTGCGGCGGGACGTACCTGTGCACCGCGGTGAGCGGCTATGACGGTCCGACCGGGCTGGGCACCCCCAACGGAACCGGCGCGTTCTGA
- a CDS encoding trimeric intracellular cation channel family protein, whose translation MVIELIGLVAFAASGALAAVRAKLDVFGVVVLGLTTALGGGIIRDVLLGIHPPTTLRSWPYLLTAAVTGIAVFFFHPQVARLRRAVLLADAVGLGVFVTAGTTTALQHDVPAYTACLIGMTVGIGGGAIRDVLLREIPMVLRKEIYAVAALAGAVVVPIAAYLRIPDVWGTVIGSALVVAIRLTALWRHWNAPVPRAGETAES comes from the coding sequence GTGGTCATTGAGCTGATCGGTCTAGTGGCGTTCGCGGCGTCCGGCGCGCTCGCCGCCGTGCGGGCCAAGCTGGACGTGTTCGGCGTGGTCGTATTGGGTCTGACGACGGCGCTGGGCGGCGGCATCATCCGCGACGTGCTGCTGGGCATCCACCCGCCGACCACGCTGCGTAGCTGGCCCTACCTGCTCACGGCGGCGGTGACCGGTATCGCGGTGTTCTTCTTCCACCCGCAGGTTGCCCGTCTGCGCAGGGCGGTGCTGCTGGCCGACGCGGTCGGCCTCGGCGTGTTCGTCACGGCCGGCACGACCACGGCGCTGCAACACGACGTCCCGGCCTACACGGCCTGCCTGATCGGCATGACGGTGGGCATCGGCGGCGGCGCGATCCGGGACGTGCTGCTGCGGGAGATCCCGATGGTGCTGCGCAAGGAGATCTACGCGGTGGCGGCGCTGGCCGGCGCGGTGGTGGTGCCGATCGCGGCCTACCTCAGGATCCCGGACGTGTGGGGCACGGTGATCGGCTCGGCGCTGGTGGTGGCGATCAGGCTGACCGCGCTGTGGCGGCACTGGAATGCGCCAGTACCGCGTGCGGGCGAAACCGCTGAGAGCTGA
- a CDS encoding histidine phosphatase family protein — MRIILVRHGESLGNVDELAYCRIPDHALPLTPHGEQQVVDTAPEIRAHLAPGPVAAYVSPYLRTRQTLELLGVRDLTDRTVAEPRLREQDWGNLQDPVEQEVQKRLRHEFGHFFYRLPHGESGADVDDRVASFVAELEMRLLKEPKHPHTVLVVSHGLAMRLLCRRLFSWSIELFESLSNPGHCEYRVLERDAEGDWTIDRPFGQWRQSPDGSTQKTSVR, encoded by the coding sequence ATGCGGATCATCCTGGTACGGCACGGGGAGAGCCTCGGCAACGTCGACGAGCTGGCGTACTGCCGGATCCCCGACCACGCGTTGCCGCTCACGCCGCACGGCGAGCAGCAGGTCGTCGACACCGCGCCCGAGATCCGGGCCCACCTGGCTCCCGGGCCCGTCGCCGCGTACGTCAGTCCTTACCTGCGGACCCGGCAGACCCTCGAGCTGCTCGGCGTGCGGGACCTCACCGACCGGACCGTGGCCGAGCCCCGGCTTCGGGAGCAGGACTGGGGCAACCTCCAGGACCCCGTCGAGCAGGAGGTGCAGAAGCGGCTCCGGCACGAGTTCGGCCACTTCTTCTACCGCCTCCCCCACGGCGAGTCCGGCGCCGACGTCGACGACCGCGTCGCCAGCTTCGTCGCCGAGCTCGAGATGCGCCTGCTCAAGGAACCCAAGCACCCGCACACCGTGCTCGTCGTCTCCCACGGCCTGGCCATGCGCCTGCTGTGCCGGCGGCTCTTCTCGTGGAGCATCGAGCTCTTCGAGTCCCTGTCCAATCCCGGGCACTGCGAATACCGCGTGTTGGAGCGGGATGCCGAGGGCGACTGGACCATCGACCGCCCTTTCGGCCAGTGGCGCCAGTCCCCCGACGGCTCCACCCAGAAAACCTCGGTGCGCTAG
- a CDS encoding lysylphosphatidylglycerol synthase domain-containing protein has protein sequence MGFLGYQLWSTRDDLLGNVARTGFDRCALAIVLALAGSFAGMLGWRVLLAGLGTRLPLVTASRVYFVAGLGKYLPGGLWPALAHADLARRLREPPSRLAAAFLGSVALSTAAGLLVGLIAVPSLAQSSGLWWLLVPILALCLVPVVAPRLLTGLVGLAHRLLKRDGEPPVLPSRGVVVRAVAWMVLGWLITGAHFVVLVGAFGTVDWPSASVALSAFVLASVAGIVAFVLPAGLGARELMLGLALGLLLDKPAVVTVVALSRVLLTVADLILAAVAQVADGHQPRIGRVSRRSAGQEA, from the coding sequence GTGGGCTTCCTCGGCTACCAGCTGTGGTCCACCCGGGACGATCTTCTCGGCAACGTCGCGCGGACGGGATTCGACCGGTGCGCGCTGGCGATCGTGCTGGCGCTGGCCGGCTCGTTCGCCGGCATGCTGGGCTGGCGGGTGCTGCTGGCCGGGCTCGGCACGCGGCTGCCGCTGGTGACGGCGTCGCGGGTGTACTTCGTCGCCGGGCTGGGCAAGTACCTGCCCGGCGGGCTGTGGCCGGCGCTGGCCCACGCCGACCTCGCCCGTCGGCTGCGCGAGCCGCCCAGCCGGCTGGCCGCGGCGTTCCTTGGCAGCGTGGCGTTGTCCACCGCCGCCGGGTTGCTGGTGGGGCTGATCGCCGTGCCGTCGCTGGCCCAGAGCAGCGGGCTGTGGTGGCTGCTGGTGCCGATTCTGGCGCTGTGCCTGGTTCCGGTGGTCGCGCCACGGCTGCTGACCGGGCTGGTCGGGCTGGCCCACCGCCTGCTCAAGCGGGACGGCGAACCGCCGGTGCTGCCTTCACGGGGCGTGGTCGTGCGGGCGGTGGCATGGATGGTGCTGGGCTGGCTGATCACCGGCGCACACTTCGTCGTGCTGGTGGGGGCGTTCGGGACCGTGGACTGGCCGAGCGCTTCCGTTGCGCTGAGCGCGTTCGTGCTGGCGTCGGTGGCCGGCATCGTCGCCTTCGTGCTGCCGGCCGGGCTGGGTGCTCGCGAGCTCATGCTCGGGCTGGCTTTGGGACTGCTGCTGGACAAGCCGGCCGTGGTCACCGTGGTGGCGCTGAGTCGAGTGCTGCTCACGGTGGCCGACCTGATCCTGGCGGCCGTCGCGCAGGTCGCGGACGGCCACCAGCCCAGGATCGGTCGGGTCAGCCGACGCTCGGCCGGCCAGGAAGCCTGA
- the rpmF gene encoding 50S ribosomal protein L32, translating into MAVPKRKTSRSNTRHRRSQWKATAPELVSITVDGKKILVPRNLVPAYRRGFLSPHQL; encoded by the coding sequence ATGGCCGTGCCCAAGCGCAAGACGTCGCGCAGCAACACCCGGCACCGCCGTTCGCAGTGGAAGGCCACCGCCCCCGAGCTGGTGTCGATCACCGTGGACGGCAAGAAGATCCTCGTGCCCCGGAACCTGGTTCCCGCCTATCGGCGGGGCTTTCTCAGTCCTCATCAACTGTGA
- a CDS encoding HAMP domain-containing sensor histidine kinase gives MPRAEGSRTVSLRSRVILLTAICVAGAVALASIGAFMVVSSNLNSQVEDSLSKAAQGASQTLQLARPGEKILVVHGPADFNVGTFTSSGMGSNQTGPLPRLTSAELDVLDDTPNSCSAPRTDHTTDSMVIACNVAPGVAVLAAQSLKPTETLLQKLALVLVFVGIGGVLVAALAGTAVAQGGLRPVTRLRQATEHITATGDLRPIPVTGDDELALLTTSFNTMLGALAESQERQRRLVGDAGHELRTPLTSLRTNLELLLASEKPGAPTLSQEDRQEIYEDVQAQIAEMTTLIGDLVELAREDAPQAVHEPVDMLELVERALDRARRRAVGQQFMVSLQPWYLLGEAHALERAVLNLLDNAVKFTPADGVVRLEMKPVGDGTMLIEVADSGPGIAEADLPHVFERFYRSSEARTLPGSGLGLAIVAQAAERHGGKAYAGRAPEGGALMTIRLPGRPSVG, from the coding sequence ATGCCCCGCGCGGAGGGCAGCCGCACCGTCTCGCTGCGCTCCCGGGTGATCCTGCTCACGGCGATCTGCGTGGCCGGCGCGGTGGCGCTGGCCTCGATCGGCGCGTTCATGGTGGTCAGCAGCAATCTGAACAGCCAGGTCGAGGACTCGCTGTCCAAGGCGGCCCAGGGCGCGAGCCAGACCCTCCAGCTGGCCCGGCCGGGCGAGAAGATCCTGGTCGTGCACGGCCCGGCCGACTTCAACGTGGGCACGTTCACCTCGAGCGGCATGGGGTCCAACCAGACCGGGCCGCTGCCGCGGCTGACCTCGGCCGAGCTGGACGTGCTGGACGACACGCCGAACTCCTGCTCGGCCCCGCGCACCGACCACACCACCGACTCGATGGTGATCGCGTGCAACGTCGCGCCGGGCGTGGCCGTGCTGGCCGCGCAGTCGCTGAAGCCGACCGAGACGCTGCTCCAGAAACTGGCGCTGGTGTTGGTGTTCGTCGGCATCGGCGGCGTGCTGGTCGCGGCCCTGGCGGGAACCGCCGTGGCCCAGGGCGGTCTCCGTCCGGTGACGCGGCTGCGGCAGGCCACCGAGCACATCACGGCCACCGGTGACCTCCGCCCGATCCCGGTCACCGGCGACGACGAGCTGGCCTTGCTCACCACCAGCTTCAACACGATGCTGGGCGCGTTGGCCGAGTCGCAGGAACGGCAGCGACGGCTGGTCGGCGACGCCGGTCACGAGCTGCGTACCCCGCTGACCTCGTTGCGTACCAACCTGGAGCTGCTGCTGGCCTCGGAGAAGCCCGGTGCGCCAACACTGTCGCAAGAGGACCGTCAGGAGATCTACGAGGACGTGCAGGCCCAGATCGCCGAGATGACCACGCTGATCGGTGACCTGGTCGAGCTGGCCCGTGAGGATGCGCCGCAAGCCGTGCACGAGCCGGTGGACATGCTGGAGCTGGTGGAACGGGCGCTGGACCGGGCCCGTCGCCGGGCCGTCGGCCAGCAGTTCATGGTCAGCCTCCAGCCCTGGTACCTGCTCGGTGAGGCGCACGCCCTGGAACGCGCGGTGCTCAACCTCCTCGACAACGCGGTCAAGTTCACCCCCGCGGACGGCGTTGTCCGGCTGGAGATGAAGCCGGTCGGCGACGGCACCATGCTGATCGAGGTGGCCGACAGCGGTCCGGGCATCGCCGAGGCGGATCTGCCGCACGTGTTCGAGCGGTTCTACCGGTCGAGCGAGGCCCGCACCCTGCCGGGTTCGGGGCTGGGCCTGGCCATCGTGGCCCAGGCGGCGGAACGGCACGGTGGCAAGGCCTACGCCGGCCGGGCCCCGGAGGGCGGCGCGCTGATGACGATCAGGCTTCCTGGCCGGCCGAGCGTCGGCTGA
- a CDS encoding tetratricopeptide repeat protein, producing the protein MSNRGTSVDLTVAQVMAHCGGNPAAAADHLARAIAAAPEDPEPYALLAELRSELVDVVRGGGSLPAVLAQSYVNFLDGDMDAAVLAIGSVTGARPDIAWAGAPWFGDERFLGAVSPDALAEAATRTLYHDPDLDSDSMRERFQPWFHAIEVVTARRPVPAALARMAILLRASGLTDESFALCDKADAVERIMLTEVVRAGTWRKLGDPEQTAAAFERAVALEPTSWSLHLDLADLRAEQGDFAGAVAHVDRGLRHEPAEPTLRVAAAAYRTRLTCSAADLVELIELAPLLPDDPYRSTLIDYACANPDLPADLVAKARRL; encoded by the coding sequence ATGTCGAATCGGGGGACTTCGGTCGATCTCACTGTCGCACAGGTGATGGCGCACTGCGGGGGCAATCCGGCCGCGGCCGCGGACCATCTGGCCCGCGCCATCGCCGCCGCACCGGAAGACCCGGAGCCCTATGCGCTGCTGGCCGAGTTGCGGTCGGAGTTGGTCGACGTGGTGCGGGGTGGCGGTTCCCTGCCGGCGGTGTTGGCGCAGTCGTACGTCAACTTCCTCGACGGCGACATGGACGCGGCGGTGCTGGCCATCGGCTCGGTGACCGGGGCCCGCCCGGACATCGCATGGGCCGGCGCGCCCTGGTTCGGTGACGAACGATTTCTCGGCGCGGTATCCCCAGATGCGTTGGCCGAGGCCGCGACGCGGACGCTGTACCACGACCCCGACCTGGATTCCGACAGCATGCGCGAACGGTTCCAGCCCTGGTTTCACGCGATCGAGGTGGTCACCGCCCGCCGGCCCGTCCCGGCGGCGTTGGCCAGGATGGCGATCCTGCTGCGGGCAAGCGGTCTCACCGACGAATCGTTCGCCTTGTGCGACAAGGCCGATGCCGTCGAGCGGATCATGCTGACCGAAGTCGTGCGCGCCGGTACCTGGCGGAAGCTGGGCGATCCCGAGCAGACCGCCGCGGCGTTCGAGCGTGCGGTCGCCCTGGAACCGACGAGCTGGTCGCTCCATCTCGACCTGGCTGACCTTCGGGCCGAGCAAGGAGACTTTGCCGGCGCGGTCGCGCATGTCGATCGGGGCCTGCGCCACGAACCGGCCGAGCCGACGCTGCGCGTGGCCGCGGCCGCGTACCGCACGCGGCTCACCTGCTCGGCTGCTGATCTGGTCGAGCTCATCGAACTCGCGCCGCTGCTGCCCGACGACCCGTACCGCAGCACGCTGATCGACTACGCCTGCGCCAACCCGGACCTGCCCGCCGACCTTGTGGCCAAGGCTCGGCGGCTGTAG
- a CDS encoding bifunctional polysaccharide deacetylase/glycosyltransferase family 2 protein, protein MATHHRTPPPRAHWVLLGTLLLVTTALLTLHGLVLGEFHADESTPQGPADAVPAAVRTGQAVIDARKPSPVTLGPRDHTLALTFDDGPDPTWTPQILAVLDRYHVHATFFVTGAHAAQYPGLIREILAHGNEIGNHTATHADLRDVGTAGTGVELHTTDLALAGAANIATSLVRPPYSATPDSLDDLAWQSVRRIGADGRLVVLSDLDSEDWQRPGVDKIIANATPRDGHSAVLLMHDAGGDRSQTVAALDRFLPAMRAAGWQLDTVSHAVGISDTNAVAEPQTRFGGWLLVAAVQLSDWLTAALRLVLLVASALAVLRTIMVLIVTWIHVRRARDRPLWTPEESVTVIVPAYNEKAGIEATVRSVLASDHPVWVIVVDDGSTDGTAEVVERLNLRRVVLIRQANAGKPAALNTGLAAARTDLVVMVDGDTVLERGTVRTVVSHFADPRVGAVSGNAKVGNRGGLLGKWQHIEYVIGFNLDRRMYDVLECMPTVPGAIGAFRRDAVLALGGIPTDTLAEDTDLTMALERDGWRVVYEQQALAWTEAPSTLGQLWKQRYRWCYGTLQAVWKHRRAILEHGPAGRLGRRGIPYLLLFQVALPVLGPFVDVAAIFGILTGDGVPALLYWLAFLAMQLIPAVVAFRLDREPLRPLLVLPLQQFVYRQLMYLVVLQSVMTALAGARLPWHKLTRTGLSVPTTGLDEGRTPAKR, encoded by the coding sequence TTGGCGACGCACCACCGCACCCCGCCGCCGCGGGCGCACTGGGTGCTGCTCGGCACGTTGCTGTTGGTCACGACGGCCTTGCTCACGTTGCACGGCCTTGTGCTCGGCGAATTCCACGCCGACGAGTCGACACCGCAGGGGCCGGCCGACGCCGTGCCGGCCGCCGTGCGCACCGGGCAGGCGGTCATCGACGCGAGAAAGCCGTCTCCCGTCACGCTCGGGCCACGGGACCACACGCTGGCGCTGACCTTTGACGATGGCCCGGATCCCACGTGGACACCACAAATCCTGGCCGTGCTGGACCGCTATCACGTGCATGCGACGTTCTTCGTTACCGGTGCGCACGCGGCCCAGTATCCCGGCCTGATCCGCGAGATCCTGGCTCACGGCAACGAGATCGGCAACCACACCGCCACGCACGCCGATCTGCGCGACGTCGGCACGGCTGGCACCGGCGTGGAGCTGCACACGACGGACCTCGCCCTGGCCGGTGCGGCGAACATCGCGACTTCCTTGGTACGGCCCCCTTATTCGGCGACGCCGGACTCGTTGGACGATCTCGCGTGGCAGTCGGTGCGTCGGATCGGCGCCGACGGCCGGCTGGTCGTGCTGTCCGATCTGGACTCCGAGGACTGGCAGCGGCCGGGCGTCGACAAGATCATCGCCAACGCGACGCCGCGAGACGGTCACAGTGCCGTGCTGCTGATGCACGATGCTGGCGGTGACCGGTCGCAGACCGTCGCGGCGTTGGACCGGTTCCTGCCGGCGATGCGCGCCGCCGGTTGGCAGCTGGACACCGTGAGCCACGCGGTCGGCATCAGCGACACCAACGCCGTCGCCGAACCGCAGACGCGGTTCGGCGGATGGCTTCTGGTCGCGGCCGTGCAGTTGAGCGACTGGCTCACCGCCGCCCTGCGCCTCGTTCTGCTGGTGGCCAGCGCGCTCGCCGTGCTGCGGACGATCATGGTGTTGATCGTCACCTGGATTCACGTTCGACGGGCACGTGACCGGCCACTGTGGACCCCTGAGGAGTCGGTAACAGTGATTGTGCCGGCGTACAACGAGAAGGCGGGCATCGAGGCCACCGTGCGCTCGGTGCTGGCCTCCGACCACCCGGTCTGGGTGATCGTCGTGGACGACGGTTCGACCGACGGCACGGCCGAGGTGGTCGAGCGGCTCAATCTGCGCCGGGTCGTGCTGATCAGGCAGGCCAACGCCGGCAAGCCGGCCGCTTTGAACACCGGTCTGGCCGCCGCGCGTACCGACCTCGTCGTCATGGTCGACGGCGACACCGTGCTCGAACGCGGCACCGTGCGGACCGTGGTCAGCCACTTCGCCGATCCTCGCGTCGGCGCCGTCTCCGGCAACGCCAAGGTCGGCAACCGCGGCGGCCTTTTGGGGAAGTGGCAGCACATCGAGTACGTCATCGGCTTCAACCTCGACCGGCGGATGTACGACGTGTTGGAGTGCATGCCCACCGTGCCCGGGGCGATCGGCGCGTTCCGCCGCGACGCCGTGTTGGCGCTCGGCGGCATTCCCACCGACACGCTCGCCGAGGACACCGACCTCACCATGGCGTTGGAGCGGGACGGCTGGCGCGTCGTCTATGAGCAGCAGGCATTGGCGTGGACCGAGGCCCCGAGCACGCTCGGGCAGTTGTGGAAGCAGCGATACCGTTGGTGCTACGGCACTTTGCAGGCCGTATGGAAGCACCGCCGCGCCATCCTCGAACACGGCCCCGCCGGCCGCCTCGGCCGTCGCGGCATCCCCTACCTGCTCCTGTTCCAGGTAGCGCTGCCCGTCCTCGGTCCTTTCGTCGACGTCGCCGCCATCTTCGGCATCCTCACCGGCGACGGCGTCCCCGCCTTGCTGTACTGGCTCGCCTTCCTCGCCATGCAGCTGATCCCCGCTGTCGTCGCCTTCCGTCTCGACCGCGAGCCACTCCGTCCTCTGCTGGTGTTGCCGTTGCAGCAGTTCGTGTACCGGCAGCTGATGTACCTCGTCGTGTTGCAGTCCGTCATGACAGCCTTGGCCGGCGCCCGCCTGCCCTGGCACAAGCTCACCCGCACCGGCCTGTCGGTGCCCACCACCGGCCTCGACGAGGGGCGCACCCCCGCCAAAAGGTGA